One genomic region from Grus americana isolate bGruAme1 chromosome 15, bGruAme1.mat, whole genome shotgun sequence encodes:
- the ITPRIPL2 gene encoding inositol 1,4,5-trisphosphate receptor-interacting protein-like 2 gives MAPLPGQQHSPTTQPSPDAGGGGGRSPPAGPGGGHPRGPTPRRAVPVYTLNLRVLWPLVTGLCTALLCLYQALRGGAAGEGAAEAGSVPFLKGSALLLLGCLLARCCGAAGGGPRPGGVRAAGAAGSRRSALETFYARQLRLSPHVLGHSKAHVGRVVAELVRAAKAQGLQPGPLALSLRGDFVRIGSAYEQHKVRSPDCFDILVPLRLPPHLEPQPRRADGLGPHGAFVCGLRARAGWPRRYRPFAEGFCVELQGRSHLSSGLVLRWFQGHLQRCLGAVRYRLQERCRISLSACPGRLPTLHILPCSDYVCCHISMAVRLIPAIPLGDALYLTALPPEGPQAPPAPEALWGLNASRQEQRLLSWLKEQAPASSCHLKCLQILKGLRDLRRQGLEEPFCSQWGQVLSSYVLKTALFSLLLQGPLDAWDERFLVERLEDLVLYLRDCLRKQVLMHFFLGNASLPEAVALPRFLKEAAPVNLLAAFDGPTLDLAAFQLINTWFQAPHIIRMYSSPRYLRPALTPCRHVAEARQEPLGE, from the exons ATGGCACCACTGCCCGGGCAGCAGCACTCCCCGACGACACAGCCCTCCCCTGATGCAG gcggcgggggcgggcgctccccgcccgcggggccgggcggcggccaCCCCCGTGGCCCGACCCCCCGCCGCGCCGTGCCCGTCTACACCCTCAACTTGCGGGTCTTGTGGCCGCTGGTGACCGGCCTCTGCACCGCGCTCCTCTGCCTCTACCAGGCCCtgcggggcggcgcggccggggAGGGCGCGGCGGAGGCGGGTTCCGTCCCGTTCCTCAAGGGCtcggcgctgctgctgctgggctgcctgcTGGCCCGCTGctgcggcgcggcgggcggcggcccgAGGCCCGGCGGGgtccgggcggcgggggcggcggggtcgcGGCGCAGCGCCCTGGAGACCTTCTACGCGCGGCAGCTGCGGCTCTCGCCCCATGTGCTGGGCCACAGCAAGGCGCACGTCGGGCGCGTCGTGGCCGAGCTGGTGCGCGCCGCCAAGGcgcaggggctgcagcccggCCCGCTGGCCCTCAGCCTGCGCGGGGACTTTGTCCGCATCGGCAGCGCCTACGAGCAGCACAAGGTGCGCAGCCCCGACTGCTTCGACATCCTGGTGCCCCTGCGGCTGCCGCCGCACCTGGAGCCCCAGCCGCGCCGCGCCGATGGGCTGGGGCCGCACGGTGCCTTCGTCTGCGGCCTGCGAGCGAGAGCCGGCTGGCCGCGCCGCTACCGGCCCTTCGCCGAGGGCTTCTGTGTGGAGCTGCAGGGCCGCAGCCACCTCTCCTCGGGGCTGGTGCTGCGCTGGTTCCAGGGCCACCTGCAGCGGTGCCTGGGTGCCGTGCGGTACCGGCTGCAGGAGCGCTGCCGCATCAGCCTCTCGGCCTGCCCCGGGCGCCTGCCCACGCTGCACATCCTGCCCTGCTCCGACTACGTCTGCTGCCACATCTCCATGGCCGTGCGCCTCATCCCTGCCATCCCCCTCGGCGACGCGCTCTACCTCACGGCCCTGCCGCCCGAGGGCCCGCAGGCACCCCCGGCCCCCGAGGCCCTCTGGGGCCTCAATGCTTCACGGCAGGAGCAGCGGCTGCTGAGCTGGCTGAAGGAGCAGGCCCCGGCCTCCTCCTGCCACCTCAAGTGCCTGCAGATCCTCAAGGGCCTGCGGGACCTCCGCAGGCAGGGCCTGGAGGAGCCCTTCTGCTCCCAGTGGGGCCAGGTGCTCTCCTCCTACGTGCTGAAGACGgccctcttctccctgctgctgcaggggccCTTGGACGCCTGGGACGAGCGGTTCCTGGTGGAGCGGCTGGAGGACCTGGTGCTGTACCTCAGGGACTGCCTGCGCAAGCAGGTGCTGATGCATTTCTTCCTGGGCAACGCCAGCCTCCCCGAGGCCGTGGCGCTGCCCCGGTTCCTCAAGGAAGCCGCGCCTGTGAATTTGCTGGCCGCCTTCGACGGGCCCACGCTGGACCTGGCCGCCTTCCAGCTGATCAACACCTGGTTCCAGGCCCCGCACATCATCAGGATGTACAGCAGCCCGCGGTACTTGCGACCAGCGCTCACCCCGTGCCGGCACGTTGCCGAGGCCAGGCAGGAGCCACTGGGAGAGTGA